The Populus nigra chromosome 19, ddPopNigr1.1, whole genome shotgun sequence genome includes a window with the following:
- the LOC133679456 gene encoding probable hexosyltransferase MUCI70: MESEVQRSVSLRANRKGGNYRSNNNHTPPSNSKDVEGGGGGLFSSGKLPSDYAMKIIWKKGFIRLVLVAGILWMLLILIVLLFHVWSCQSSYLFFSAICNKESKVYTILNTWGFVPQQHRCPIPVVSNPDRIVIPEGRTHDQIIKNLSYVMEDKPVKDESQSSPLFGGHQSWKQRERSFKLSSSMKVHCGFMHNGGADMDPVDIKYVEKCKFVVASGIFDGYDVPHQPSNISDRSKELFCFLMVVDEISLKFMKENVTVWEDHNRGQWVGIWRLILLKHSPYDEPRRNGKVPKILTHRLFPQAQYSIWIDGKMELIVDPLQILERYLWHGKNTFAIAQHKHHRSIYEEADANKRRKRYARPLIDLHMKIYYYEGMEPWSPKKSTVSDVPEGAIIIREHTAMSNLFSCLWFNEVNLFTPRDQLSFGYVVYRLGGAFKFFMFPNCEYNSLFVLHPHTREHSSKVEWVKSLSEFKGNGSSMKESRGGLGLWTPYPADLKSVVLPKVVRTSKAG; the protein is encoded by the exons ATGGAGAGCGAAGTGCAACGGTCAGTGTCATTACGGGCAAACCGGAAAGGAGGAAACTACCGTAGCAATAATAATCATACACCACCATCAAATTCTAAGG ATGTtgaaggtggtggtggaggtctTTTTAGTTCTGGAAAGTTGCCGAGTGATTATGCGATGAAAATAATTTGGAAGAAAGGATTTATTCGCTTGGTTCTTGTTGCCGGCATTCTTTGGATGTTACTCATTCTTATTGTGTTACTGTTTCATGTTTGGTCTTGTCAATCTTCTTATCTATTCTTTTCAG CAATATGTAACAAAGAAAGCAAGGTATATACCATTTTAAACACTTGGGGATTTGTGCCACAGCAACATC GTTGTCCGATCCCTGTCGTCAGTAACCCTGACAGAATAGTTATTCCCGAGGGAAGAACCCATgaccaaattattaaaaatctttCATATGTTATGGAGGATAAGCCCGTGAAAGATGAATCTCAGTCATCCCCATTATTTGGAGGACATCAAAGCTGGAAACAAAGAGAGAGGAGTTTTAAACTAAGTTCTTCCATGAAG GTGCATTGTGGATTTATGCATAATGGTGGTGCAGACATGGATCCTGTAGATATTAAATATGTTGAGAAATGTAAATTCGTGGTTGCTTCTGGAATTTTCGATGGATATGACGTACCTCATCAGCCTTCAAATATAAGCGACCGTTCTAAGGaactcttttgttttcttatggtGGTGGATGAGATCTCTCTCAAATTCATGAAGGAAAATGTTACTGTCTGGGAGGACCATAACAGGGGACAATGGGTTGGTATCTGGCGTCTTATTCTACTGAAGCATTCACCTTATGATGAGCCCAGAAGGAATGGGAAAGTTCCCAAGATTTTAACCCATAGGCTATTTCCTCAAGCACAGTACAGCATCTGGATTGATGGTAAAATGGAGCTGATAGTTGATCCGTTACAAATTCTAGAAAG ATACTTATGGCATGGGAAGAATACATTTGCCATTGCTCAGCACAAACATCATCGAAGCATATATGAGGAGGCTGATGCAAATAAGCGAAGGAAACGGTATGCCCGACCCCTCATTGATCtccacatgaaaatatattattacgAGGGGATGGAGCCATGGAGTCCAAAGAAAAGTACTGTCAGTG ATGTGCCAGAGGGAGCTATTATCATACGGGAACATACAGCTATGAGTAACCTGTTTAGCTGCTTGTGGTTTAACGAGGTCAACCTCTTCACACCAAGAGACCAATTGAGTTTTGGCTATGTTGTGTACAGATTAGGAGGTGCATTCAAGTTCTTCATGTTTCCAAATTGTGAGTACAACTCACTGTTTGTGTTGCATCCGCACACCCGAGAGCATTCATCAAAGGTAGAGTGGGTAAAAAGTTTGAGTGAATTTAAGGGTAACGGTAGCAGTATGAAGGAGAGCAGAGGTGGATTAGGCTTGTGGACTCCTTATCCTGCAGATCTCAAATCAGTTGTACTGCCTAAAGTAGTAAGAACATCAAAAGCAGGCTGA